Proteins encoded by one window of Carassius auratus strain Wakin chromosome 8, ASM336829v1, whole genome shotgun sequence:
- the LOC113106948 gene encoding caskin-1-like isoform X3 yields MTSALGSNLSELDRLLLELNAVQQNAPSFSTTEDVAPPLPPCSVAHYIQENGAHPGITLTPAAQDKPQRNGTKGTDDGRPTVESLLNELESSVPSPMASPCALSSELTDGQVDTPSDQQGRISATSATRELDELMACLSDFKVQSNPSSLGSLNSESMFEQTTTIAEIHPPPTTAMSKSLSPTLPGESRRYSPGLSSPLNFELHIVEFEPGEPGAVPPPSKVVPKPSSRLSPPVASSPRCSPISDFGLDSSIDVSASLLSSQVESLPVLSQTITTTTTPVRGDLCSFWEGSPSAILTSSKLKAYSPITKSPSPTSAPVVSRTNERSSPLMTPASIDLYLSNSEAKPINPIPSLSRSPLPTVSESPSLSLPKAVSPPLILSSSSSVVVPKSPIPKPLSGQPLTGFQPPTYEPSLDDALDKLLAMSFSRPENEAPITTSVASQLTSEVQPEIYEETIVEADRMNIHPDTFTESEMGDGLLEDQSDCRSDLDWADMELKMAYEGPDGSMTPMTEASWMDESLTPSSCPGTPDAQMDLPMLHTAGTMDRISASGHIKSVIKRTKEIQNVHPMYRDGLIRRKMGPLIFHKSNSQDRLIEELQGKLGIARKDRPKKQQPDDWLTEGVIVMSNPKRSREDHNREVDKIIIPPESPLPQRKVIPPPQSPPIPRPPPPAEEPKRPPPVKLVPAPMPPPPPPAPIPPPREPTPPPQPTPPPVPPKPPTPEPVEVPAPSPKPSPPPQPTPTPPPAPIAPPKVLMSVGCQTEYDPLFPPLQIMAQGKGPQPQVNKLDNMLGSLQSDLHKLGVQTVAKGVCGACCKPIVGQVVTAMGRTWHPEHFVCTHCQEEIGSRNFFEREGQPYCERDYHHLFSPRCYYCNGPILDKVVTALDRTWHPEHFFCAQCGAFFGPEGFHEKDGKAFCRKDYFDLFAPKCGGCARAILENYISALSALWHPECFVCRECFTPFINGSFFEHDGQPYCEVHYHARRGSLCSGCQKPITGRCITAMGKKFHPEHFVCAFCLKQLNKGTFKEQNDKPYCQGCFIKLFS; encoded by the exons ATGACTTCTGCCCTGGGCAGCAACCTGTCTGAACTGGACCGCCTTCTTCTGGAACTCAACGCTGTTCAGCAAAATGCCCCATCTTTCTCCACTACAG AAGATGTTGCACCTCCATTGCCCCCCTGCAGTGTTGCCCACTATATCCAGGAAAATGGAGCCCACCCAGGCATCACACTGACACCAGCAGCCCAGGACAAGCCTCAGAGGAATGGAACGAAGGGGACAGATGATGGCCGTCCCACTGTGGAAAGTCTTCTGAATGAGTTGGAGAGCTCTGTGCCTTCCCCAAT GGCAAGTCCCTGTGCTCTATCAAGTGAATTGACAGACGGGCAGGTGGACACACCTTCCGACCAGCAAGGCAGAATATCAGCCACCTCCGCTACACGAGAACTGGATGAGCTCATGGCCTGCTTGTCCGATTTTAAGGTGCAGAGCaat CCAAGTTCTTTGGGCTCCCTGAACTCTGAGTCAATGTTTGAGCAAACTACTACCATTGCTGAAATCCACCCTCCTCCTACGACTGCCATGTCCAAATCCCTGTCCCCTACCCTCCCAGGGGAATCAAGACGATATTCCCCAGGTCTCTCCTCTCCTTTAAACTTTGAACTGCACATTGTGGAGTTTGAACCGGGTGAACCGGGGGCTGTGCCTCCACCATCCAAAGTTGTCCCAAAGCCTTCCTCTCGACTGTCTCCACCTGTAGCATCCAGTCCTCGTTGTTCTCCCATATCTGACTTTGGCTTGGATTCTTCCATTGATGTCTCTGCTTCCCTCCTGTCCTCCCAGGTGGAATCTCTACCTGTTCTGTCTCAGACAATAACCACCACTACCACACCTGTAAGAGGAGACCTTTGTAGTTTCTGGGAGGGAAGTCCTTCTGCCATATTGACAAGCTCTAAACTGAAGGCCTATTCGCCTATAACCAAGTCTCCTAGTCCAACAAGTGCCCCAGTGGTCAGCAGAACCAATGAAAGAAGTAGCCCATTGATGACACCAGCATCAATTGATCTGTATCTCTCCAACTCTGAAGCAAAACCTATAAATCCAATCCCATCTCTTTCCAGATCTCCACTTCCTACAGTATCCGAATCACCATCTCTGTCTCTTCCCAAAGCTGTATCACCCCCTCTAATCCTATCCTCTTCTTCGTCTGTAGTGGTTCCCAAGTCTCCAATCCCAAAACCATTATCAGGACAGCCTCTCACTGGATTTCAACCACCAACCTATGAGCCATCTCTTGATGATGCCTTGGATAAACTCCTTGCTATGAGCTTCAGCAGGCCTGAGAATGAGGCTCCAATCACCACATCGGTGGCCTCGCAACTCACTTCGGAAGTACAACCAGAAATTTATGAGGAGACAATAGTAGAAGCAGATCGCATGAACATTCATCCTGACACCTTTACAGAGAGCGAAATGGGGGATGGGCTCTTGGAGGATCAGTCCGACTGCAGGAGTGATCTTGACTGGGCTGACATGGAACTGAAGATGGCTTACGAAGGACCTGATGGCTCCATGACCCCCATGACCGAGGCAAGCTGGATGGATGAATCTCTTACACCATCATCTTGCCCTGGAACCCCAGATGCCCAGATGGACCTTCCAATGCTGCATACAGCTGGCACAATGGACAGGATCTCAGCCTCTGGACAC ATCAAATCTGTGATTAAACGTACCAAGGAGATCCAAAACGTCCATCCCATGTACCGAGACGGCCTGATACGTAGGAAGATGGGCCCCCTCATTTTCCACAAGAGTAACTCCCAGGACCGGCTTATTGAGGAACTGCAAGGCAAGCTGGGAATTGCCCGTAAGGATCGTCCAAAAAAGCAACAGCCAGATGACTGGCTCACAGAAGGCGTCATTGTCATGTCCAACCCCAAACGCTCACGGGAAGACCACAACAGGGAGGTGGATAAG ATAATCATACCTCCGGAGTCTCCTCTCCCTCAGAGGAAGGTGATCCCACCTCCCCAGTCTCCCCCAATCCCTCGCCCCCCTCCCCCTGCTGAAGAACCAAAACGCCCCCCTCCGGTCAAATTAGTTCCTGCCCCTATGCCTCCACCCCCACCACCTGCCCCCATCCCACCTCCTAGAGAGCCGACACCTCCTCCCCAACCAACTCCACCTCCAGTTCCACCCAAGCCCCCGACCCCTGAACCTGTGGAAGTTCCTGCTCCCTCCCCAAAGCCCAGCCCTCCACCACAACCCACACCCACCCCACCACCTGCCCCTATAGCCCCGCCAAAAGTGCTGATGTCAGTTGGCTGCCAGACGGAGTATGACCCACTCTTCCCTCCGCTGCAG ATTATGGCCCAGGGGAAGGGTCCACAACCACAGGTTAATAAACTGGACAACATGCTGGGCAGTCTTCAGTCTGACCTCCACAAGCTGGGAGTGCAGACGGTTGCTAAGGGAGTGTGTGGCGCCTGCTGCAAACCTATTGTTGGCCAG GTGGTAACTGCCATGGGGCGCACATGGCATCCAGAGCATTTTGTGTGCACACACTGCCAGGAGGAGATTGGTTCCAGAAACTTCTTTGAGAGGGAAGGACAGCCATACTGTGAGAGAGATTACCATCATTTATTCTCTCCACGCTGCTATTACTGTAACGGACCCATACTGGAT AAAGTGGTGACTGCGTTAGACAGGACGTGGCATCCTGAGCACTTTTTCTGTGCCCAGTGTGGGGCGTTCTTTGGCCCTGAAG GATTTCATGAGAAGGACGGAAAGGCGTTCTGTCGTAAAGATTACTTCGATCTGTTTGCTCCTAAATGTGGAGGCTGTGCTCGTGCCATCCTGGAGAATTACATCTCTGCCCTGAGCGCCCTCTGGCATCCTGAGTGTTTTGTGTGCAGG GAGTGCTTCACACCCTTCATCAACGGCAGTTTCTTCGAGCACGACGGTCAGCCGTACTGCGAGGTTCATTATCACGCCCGCCGCGGGTCGCTGTGTTCCGGCTGTCAGAAACCCATCACGGGCCGCTGCATCACAGCCATGGGCAAGAAGTTTCACCCTGAGCATTTTGTCTGTGCCTTCTGCCTCAAGCAGCTCAATAAGGGCACCTTCAAAGAGCAGAACGACAAGCCTTACTGCCAGGGCTGCTTCATCAAGCTCTTCAGCTAG
- the LOC113106948 gene encoding transcription initiation factor TFIID subunit 3-like isoform X2: MDDLDALLADLESSTAHISKCPVFLPEETPYSYPIGGHIFQDDSPPPPLPPPPTSEALNGSLSPRPDSQHSSQQSLGSAHKSTLSRDSSPPASHTEEDHVYSFPNKPKHSDSSAAVMTSALGSNLSELDRLLLELNAVQQNAPSFSTTEDVAPPLPPCSVAHYIQENGAHPGITLTPAAQDKPQRNGTKGTDDGRPTVESLLNELESSVPSPMASPCALSSELTDGQVDTPSDQQGRISATSATRELDELMACLSDFKPSSLGSLNSESMFEQTTTIAEIHPPPTTAMSKSLSPTLPGESRRYSPGLSSPLNFELHIVEFEPGEPGAVPPPSKVVPKPSSRLSPPVASSPRCSPISDFGLDSSIDVSASLLSSQVESLPVLSQTITTTTTPVRGDLCSFWEGSPSAILTSSKLKAYSPITKSPSPTSAPVVSRTNERSSPLMTPASIDLYLSNSEAKPINPIPSLSRSPLPTVSESPSLSLPKAVSPPLILSSSSSVVVPKSPIPKPLSGQPLTGFQPPTYEPSLDDALDKLLAMSFSRPENEAPITTSVASQLTSEVQPEIYEETIVEADRMNIHPDTFTESEMGDGLLEDQSDCRSDLDWADMELKMAYEGPDGSMTPMTEASWMDESLTPSSCPGTPDAQMDLPMLHTAGTMDRISASGHIKSVIKRTKEIQNVHPMYRDGLIRRKMGPLIFHKSNSQDRLIEELQGKLGIARKDRPKKQQPDDWLTEGVIVMSNPKRSREDHNREVDKIIIPPESPLPQRKVIPPPQSPPIPRPPPPAEEPKRPPPVKLVPAPMPPPPPPAPIPPPREPTPPPQPTPPPVPPKPPTPEPVEVPAPSPKPSPPPQPTPTPPPAPIAPPKVLMSVGCQTEYDPLFPPLQIMAQGKGPQPQVNKLDNMLGSLQSDLHKLGVQTVAKGVCGACCKPIVGQVVTAMGRTWHPEHFVCTHCQEEIGSRNFFEREGQPYCERDYHHLFSPRCYYCNGPILDKVVTALDRTWHPEHFFCAQCGAFFGPEGFHEKDGKAFCRKDYFDLFAPKCGGCARAILENYISALSALWHPECFVCRECFTPFINGSFFEHDGQPYCEVHYHARRGSLCSGCQKPITGRCITAMGKKFHPEHFVCAFCLKQLNKGTFKEQNDKPYCQGCFIKLFS; encoded by the exons ACGCCTTGCTTGCAGATCTCGAGTCTTCCACCGCTCATATCTCCAAGTGCCCAGTGTTTCTTCCTGAGGAGACCCCATATTCCTACCCCATCGGAGGGCACATTTTTCAGGATGACTCCCCTCCTCCGCCCCTGCCCCCTCCACCCACATCTGAGGCCCTGAACGGATCGCTGTCCCCGCGGCCGGACTCCCAGCACTCCTCGCAACAG TCTCTGGGCTCTGCTCATAAAAGCACGTTGTCTCGGGACAGCAGCCCACCAGCCTCACATACAGAAGAAGACCACGTTTACAG TTTTCCTAACAAGCCGAAGCACTCAGACTCGTCGGCTGCAGTCATGACTTCTGCCCTGGGCAGCAACCTGTCTGAACTGGACCGCCTTCTTCTGGAACTCAACGCTGTTCAGCAAAATGCCCCATCTTTCTCCACTACAG AAGATGTTGCACCTCCATTGCCCCCCTGCAGTGTTGCCCACTATATCCAGGAAAATGGAGCCCACCCAGGCATCACACTGACACCAGCAGCCCAGGACAAGCCTCAGAGGAATGGAACGAAGGGGACAGATGATGGCCGTCCCACTGTGGAAAGTCTTCTGAATGAGTTGGAGAGCTCTGTGCCTTCCCCAAT GGCAAGTCCCTGTGCTCTATCAAGTGAATTGACAGACGGGCAGGTGGACACACCTTCCGACCAGCAAGGCAGAATATCAGCCACCTCCGCTACACGAGAACTGGATGAGCTCATGGCCTGCTTGTCCGATTTTAAG CCAAGTTCTTTGGGCTCCCTGAACTCTGAGTCAATGTTTGAGCAAACTACTACCATTGCTGAAATCCACCCTCCTCCTACGACTGCCATGTCCAAATCCCTGTCCCCTACCCTCCCAGGGGAATCAAGACGATATTCCCCAGGTCTCTCCTCTCCTTTAAACTTTGAACTGCACATTGTGGAGTTTGAACCGGGTGAACCGGGGGCTGTGCCTCCACCATCCAAAGTTGTCCCAAAGCCTTCCTCTCGACTGTCTCCACCTGTAGCATCCAGTCCTCGTTGTTCTCCCATATCTGACTTTGGCTTGGATTCTTCCATTGATGTCTCTGCTTCCCTCCTGTCCTCCCAGGTGGAATCTCTACCTGTTCTGTCTCAGACAATAACCACCACTACCACACCTGTAAGAGGAGACCTTTGTAGTTTCTGGGAGGGAAGTCCTTCTGCCATATTGACAAGCTCTAAACTGAAGGCCTATTCGCCTATAACCAAGTCTCCTAGTCCAACAAGTGCCCCAGTGGTCAGCAGAACCAATGAAAGAAGTAGCCCATTGATGACACCAGCATCAATTGATCTGTATCTCTCCAACTCTGAAGCAAAACCTATAAATCCAATCCCATCTCTTTCCAGATCTCCACTTCCTACAGTATCCGAATCACCATCTCTGTCTCTTCCCAAAGCTGTATCACCCCCTCTAATCCTATCCTCTTCTTCGTCTGTAGTGGTTCCCAAGTCTCCAATCCCAAAACCATTATCAGGACAGCCTCTCACTGGATTTCAACCACCAACCTATGAGCCATCTCTTGATGATGCCTTGGATAAACTCCTTGCTATGAGCTTCAGCAGGCCTGAGAATGAGGCTCCAATCACCACATCGGTGGCCTCGCAACTCACTTCGGAAGTACAACCAGAAATTTATGAGGAGACAATAGTAGAAGCAGATCGCATGAACATTCATCCTGACACCTTTACAGAGAGCGAAATGGGGGATGGGCTCTTGGAGGATCAGTCCGACTGCAGGAGTGATCTTGACTGGGCTGACATGGAACTGAAGATGGCTTACGAAGGACCTGATGGCTCCATGACCCCCATGACCGAGGCAAGCTGGATGGATGAATCTCTTACACCATCATCTTGCCCTGGAACCCCAGATGCCCAGATGGACCTTCCAATGCTGCATACAGCTGGCACAATGGACAGGATCTCAGCCTCTGGACAC ATCAAATCTGTGATTAAACGTACCAAGGAGATCCAAAACGTCCATCCCATGTACCGAGACGGCCTGATACGTAGGAAGATGGGCCCCCTCATTTTCCACAAGAGTAACTCCCAGGACCGGCTTATTGAGGAACTGCAAGGCAAGCTGGGAATTGCCCGTAAGGATCGTCCAAAAAAGCAACAGCCAGATGACTGGCTCACAGAAGGCGTCATTGTCATGTCCAACCCCAAACGCTCACGGGAAGACCACAACAGGGAGGTGGATAAG ATAATCATACCTCCGGAGTCTCCTCTCCCTCAGAGGAAGGTGATCCCACCTCCCCAGTCTCCCCCAATCCCTCGCCCCCCTCCCCCTGCTGAAGAACCAAAACGCCCCCCTCCGGTCAAATTAGTTCCTGCCCCTATGCCTCCACCCCCACCACCTGCCCCCATCCCACCTCCTAGAGAGCCGACACCTCCTCCCCAACCAACTCCACCTCCAGTTCCACCCAAGCCCCCGACCCCTGAACCTGTGGAAGTTCCTGCTCCCTCCCCAAAGCCCAGCCCTCCACCACAACCCACACCCACCCCACCACCTGCCCCTATAGCCCCGCCAAAAGTGCTGATGTCAGTTGGCTGCCAGACGGAGTATGACCCACTCTTCCCTCCGCTGCAG ATTATGGCCCAGGGGAAGGGTCCACAACCACAGGTTAATAAACTGGACAACATGCTGGGCAGTCTTCAGTCTGACCTCCACAAGCTGGGAGTGCAGACGGTTGCTAAGGGAGTGTGTGGCGCCTGCTGCAAACCTATTGTTGGCCAG GTGGTAACTGCCATGGGGCGCACATGGCATCCAGAGCATTTTGTGTGCACACACTGCCAGGAGGAGATTGGTTCCAGAAACTTCTTTGAGAGGGAAGGACAGCCATACTGTGAGAGAGATTACCATCATTTATTCTCTCCACGCTGCTATTACTGTAACGGACCCATACTGGAT AAAGTGGTGACTGCGTTAGACAGGACGTGGCATCCTGAGCACTTTTTCTGTGCCCAGTGTGGGGCGTTCTTTGGCCCTGAAG GATTTCATGAGAAGGACGGAAAGGCGTTCTGTCGTAAAGATTACTTCGATCTGTTTGCTCCTAAATGTGGAGGCTGTGCTCGTGCCATCCTGGAGAATTACATCTCTGCCCTGAGCGCCCTCTGGCATCCTGAGTGTTTTGTGTGCAGG GAGTGCTTCACACCCTTCATCAACGGCAGTTTCTTCGAGCACGACGGTCAGCCGTACTGCGAGGTTCATTATCACGCCCGCCGCGGGTCGCTGTGTTCCGGCTGTCAGAAACCCATCACGGGCCGCTGCATCACAGCCATGGGCAAGAAGTTTCACCCTGAGCATTTTGTCTGTGCCTTCTGCCTCAAGCAGCTCAATAAGGGCACCTTCAAAGAGCAGAACGACAAGCCTTACTGCCAGGGCTGCTTCATCAAGCTCTTCAGCTAG
- the LOC113106948 gene encoding caskin-1-like isoform X1 produces MDDLDALLADLESSTAHISKCPVFLPEETPYSYPIGGHIFQDDSPPPPLPPPPTSEALNGSLSPRPDSQHSSQQSLGSAHKSTLSRDSSPPASHTEEDHVYSFPNKPKHSDSSAAVMTSALGSNLSELDRLLLELNAVQQNAPSFSTTEDVAPPLPPCSVAHYIQENGAHPGITLTPAAQDKPQRNGTKGTDDGRPTVESLLNELESSVPSPMASPCALSSELTDGQVDTPSDQQGRISATSATRELDELMACLSDFKVQSNPSSLGSLNSESMFEQTTTIAEIHPPPTTAMSKSLSPTLPGESRRYSPGLSSPLNFELHIVEFEPGEPGAVPPPSKVVPKPSSRLSPPVASSPRCSPISDFGLDSSIDVSASLLSSQVESLPVLSQTITTTTTPVRGDLCSFWEGSPSAILTSSKLKAYSPITKSPSPTSAPVVSRTNERSSPLMTPASIDLYLSNSEAKPINPIPSLSRSPLPTVSESPSLSLPKAVSPPLILSSSSSVVVPKSPIPKPLSGQPLTGFQPPTYEPSLDDALDKLLAMSFSRPENEAPITTSVASQLTSEVQPEIYEETIVEADRMNIHPDTFTESEMGDGLLEDQSDCRSDLDWADMELKMAYEGPDGSMTPMTEASWMDESLTPSSCPGTPDAQMDLPMLHTAGTMDRISASGHIKSVIKRTKEIQNVHPMYRDGLIRRKMGPLIFHKSNSQDRLIEELQGKLGIARKDRPKKQQPDDWLTEGVIVMSNPKRSREDHNREVDKIIIPPESPLPQRKVIPPPQSPPIPRPPPPAEEPKRPPPVKLVPAPMPPPPPPAPIPPPREPTPPPQPTPPPVPPKPPTPEPVEVPAPSPKPSPPPQPTPTPPPAPIAPPKVLMSVGCQTEYDPLFPPLQIMAQGKGPQPQVNKLDNMLGSLQSDLHKLGVQTVAKGVCGACCKPIVGQVVTAMGRTWHPEHFVCTHCQEEIGSRNFFEREGQPYCERDYHHLFSPRCYYCNGPILDKVVTALDRTWHPEHFFCAQCGAFFGPEGFHEKDGKAFCRKDYFDLFAPKCGGCARAILENYISALSALWHPECFVCRECFTPFINGSFFEHDGQPYCEVHYHARRGSLCSGCQKPITGRCITAMGKKFHPEHFVCAFCLKQLNKGTFKEQNDKPYCQGCFIKLFS; encoded by the exons ACGCCTTGCTTGCAGATCTCGAGTCTTCCACCGCTCATATCTCCAAGTGCCCAGTGTTTCTTCCTGAGGAGACCCCATATTCCTACCCCATCGGAGGGCACATTTTTCAGGATGACTCCCCTCCTCCGCCCCTGCCCCCTCCACCCACATCTGAGGCCCTGAACGGATCGCTGTCCCCGCGGCCGGACTCCCAGCACTCCTCGCAACAG TCTCTGGGCTCTGCTCATAAAAGCACGTTGTCTCGGGACAGCAGCCCACCAGCCTCACATACAGAAGAAGACCACGTTTACAG TTTTCCTAACAAGCCGAAGCACTCAGACTCGTCGGCTGCAGTCATGACTTCTGCCCTGGGCAGCAACCTGTCTGAACTGGACCGCCTTCTTCTGGAACTCAACGCTGTTCAGCAAAATGCCCCATCTTTCTCCACTACAG AAGATGTTGCACCTCCATTGCCCCCCTGCAGTGTTGCCCACTATATCCAGGAAAATGGAGCCCACCCAGGCATCACACTGACACCAGCAGCCCAGGACAAGCCTCAGAGGAATGGAACGAAGGGGACAGATGATGGCCGTCCCACTGTGGAAAGTCTTCTGAATGAGTTGGAGAGCTCTGTGCCTTCCCCAAT GGCAAGTCCCTGTGCTCTATCAAGTGAATTGACAGACGGGCAGGTGGACACACCTTCCGACCAGCAAGGCAGAATATCAGCCACCTCCGCTACACGAGAACTGGATGAGCTCATGGCCTGCTTGTCCGATTTTAAGGTGCAGAGCaat CCAAGTTCTTTGGGCTCCCTGAACTCTGAGTCAATGTTTGAGCAAACTACTACCATTGCTGAAATCCACCCTCCTCCTACGACTGCCATGTCCAAATCCCTGTCCCCTACCCTCCCAGGGGAATCAAGACGATATTCCCCAGGTCTCTCCTCTCCTTTAAACTTTGAACTGCACATTGTGGAGTTTGAACCGGGTGAACCGGGGGCTGTGCCTCCACCATCCAAAGTTGTCCCAAAGCCTTCCTCTCGACTGTCTCCACCTGTAGCATCCAGTCCTCGTTGTTCTCCCATATCTGACTTTGGCTTGGATTCTTCCATTGATGTCTCTGCTTCCCTCCTGTCCTCCCAGGTGGAATCTCTACCTGTTCTGTCTCAGACAATAACCACCACTACCACACCTGTAAGAGGAGACCTTTGTAGTTTCTGGGAGGGAAGTCCTTCTGCCATATTGACAAGCTCTAAACTGAAGGCCTATTCGCCTATAACCAAGTCTCCTAGTCCAACAAGTGCCCCAGTGGTCAGCAGAACCAATGAAAGAAGTAGCCCATTGATGACACCAGCATCAATTGATCTGTATCTCTCCAACTCTGAAGCAAAACCTATAAATCCAATCCCATCTCTTTCCAGATCTCCACTTCCTACAGTATCCGAATCACCATCTCTGTCTCTTCCCAAAGCTGTATCACCCCCTCTAATCCTATCCTCTTCTTCGTCTGTAGTGGTTCCCAAGTCTCCAATCCCAAAACCATTATCAGGACAGCCTCTCACTGGATTTCAACCACCAACCTATGAGCCATCTCTTGATGATGCCTTGGATAAACTCCTTGCTATGAGCTTCAGCAGGCCTGAGAATGAGGCTCCAATCACCACATCGGTGGCCTCGCAACTCACTTCGGAAGTACAACCAGAAATTTATGAGGAGACAATAGTAGAAGCAGATCGCATGAACATTCATCCTGACACCTTTACAGAGAGCGAAATGGGGGATGGGCTCTTGGAGGATCAGTCCGACTGCAGGAGTGATCTTGACTGGGCTGACATGGAACTGAAGATGGCTTACGAAGGACCTGATGGCTCCATGACCCCCATGACCGAGGCAAGCTGGATGGATGAATCTCTTACACCATCATCTTGCCCTGGAACCCCAGATGCCCAGATGGACCTTCCAATGCTGCATACAGCTGGCACAATGGACAGGATCTCAGCCTCTGGACAC ATCAAATCTGTGATTAAACGTACCAAGGAGATCCAAAACGTCCATCCCATGTACCGAGACGGCCTGATACGTAGGAAGATGGGCCCCCTCATTTTCCACAAGAGTAACTCCCAGGACCGGCTTATTGAGGAACTGCAAGGCAAGCTGGGAATTGCCCGTAAGGATCGTCCAAAAAAGCAACAGCCAGATGACTGGCTCACAGAAGGCGTCATTGTCATGTCCAACCCCAAACGCTCACGGGAAGACCACAACAGGGAGGTGGATAAG ATAATCATACCTCCGGAGTCTCCTCTCCCTCAGAGGAAGGTGATCCCACCTCCCCAGTCTCCCCCAATCCCTCGCCCCCCTCCCCCTGCTGAAGAACCAAAACGCCCCCCTCCGGTCAAATTAGTTCCTGCCCCTATGCCTCCACCCCCACCACCTGCCCCCATCCCACCTCCTAGAGAGCCGACACCTCCTCCCCAACCAACTCCACCTCCAGTTCCACCCAAGCCCCCGACCCCTGAACCTGTGGAAGTTCCTGCTCCCTCCCCAAAGCCCAGCCCTCCACCACAACCCACACCCACCCCACCACCTGCCCCTATAGCCCCGCCAAAAGTGCTGATGTCAGTTGGCTGCCAGACGGAGTATGACCCACTCTTCCCTCCGCTGCAG ATTATGGCCCAGGGGAAGGGTCCACAACCACAGGTTAATAAACTGGACAACATGCTGGGCAGTCTTCAGTCTGACCTCCACAAGCTGGGAGTGCAGACGGTTGCTAAGGGAGTGTGTGGCGCCTGCTGCAAACCTATTGTTGGCCAG GTGGTAACTGCCATGGGGCGCACATGGCATCCAGAGCATTTTGTGTGCACACACTGCCAGGAGGAGATTGGTTCCAGAAACTTCTTTGAGAGGGAAGGACAGCCATACTGTGAGAGAGATTACCATCATTTATTCTCTCCACGCTGCTATTACTGTAACGGACCCATACTGGAT AAAGTGGTGACTGCGTTAGACAGGACGTGGCATCCTGAGCACTTTTTCTGTGCCCAGTGTGGGGCGTTCTTTGGCCCTGAAG GATTTCATGAGAAGGACGGAAAGGCGTTCTGTCGTAAAGATTACTTCGATCTGTTTGCTCCTAAATGTGGAGGCTGTGCTCGTGCCATCCTGGAGAATTACATCTCTGCCCTGAGCGCCCTCTGGCATCCTGAGTGTTTTGTGTGCAGG GAGTGCTTCACACCCTTCATCAACGGCAGTTTCTTCGAGCACGACGGTCAGCCGTACTGCGAGGTTCATTATCACGCCCGCCGCGGGTCGCTGTGTTCCGGCTGTCAGAAACCCATCACGGGCCGCTGCATCACAGCCATGGGCAAGAAGTTTCACCCTGAGCATTTTGTCTGTGCCTTCTGCCTCAAGCAGCTCAATAAGGGCACCTTCAAAGAGCAGAACGACAAGCCTTACTGCCAGGGCTGCTTCATCAAGCTCTTCAGCTAG